Proteins co-encoded in one Salvia splendens isolate huo1 chromosome 4, SspV2, whole genome shotgun sequence genomic window:
- the LOC121797974 gene encoding protein PLANT CADMIUM RESISTANCE 10-like, translating into MVGQNTYVPPRYIPLGQSDAEADVVPTPADVDPRSQHNSSVPGQWSSGICACFDDMQSCCVGLICPCYLFGRNAESLGSGTLIGSCMMHFVLWALVNTLCCVMTEGAMLGAPGCLAACYACGYRRTLRENYNLEEAPCGDFVTHFFCHLCAICQEYREIRERSQDLNSSSRNMVELAAPPVQNMGPASPK; encoded by the exons ATGGTGGGCCAGAACACATATGTTCCACCACGTTACATCCCCCTCGGGCAGTCAGATGCAGAAGCAGATGTAGTACCAACACCCGCCGATGTTGATCCCAGATCACAACACAACAGTAGTGTTCCAGGGCAGTGGTCTTCGGGAATCTGTGCTTGTTTCGATGATATGCAGAGCT GTTGTGTTGGGCTTATTTGCCCGTGCTATCTTTTTGGGAGAAACGCAGAGTCTTTGGGTTCTGGAACTCTAATAGGATCTTGTATGATGCATTTTGTATTATGGGCTCTTGTGAATACTCTATGCTGTGTGATGACGGAAGGTGCTATGTTGGGCGCCCCTGGATGCCTTGCTGCCTGTTATGCATGTGGCTATCGGAGGACTTTAAGGGAAAACTACAATTTGGAG GAAGCACCATGTGGAGACTTTGTCACACATTTCTTCTGTCATTTATGTGCCATTTGTCAAGAATACAGAGAAATCCGCGAAAGATCTCAAGACCTAAATTCCAGTAGCCGGAATATGGTGGAATTGGCCGCTCCTCCTGTACAGAATATGGGACCAGCTTCACCAAAATAG